A window from Salminus brasiliensis chromosome 7, fSalBra1.hap2, whole genome shotgun sequence encodes these proteins:
- the pou3f3b gene encoding POU domain, class 3, transcription factor 3-B isoform X1, with translation MATAASNPYLPSSSILSSGSIVHSDSGGGSMQAGGGAVTSVSGGYRGEPAVKMAQSDFMPGAMAAAASNGAHMLSHAHQWVTSLPHAAAAAAAAAVAAAEAASPWSTSPVGMAGSPQGSQQGGQGGQGQGGQQGGQGGQQDVKGSSARDDLHAASALHHRHLGPHQTHAGAWGAATAAAAAAAAHISSISQQQAQPQQSLIYSQPGGFTVNGMLSAPGAQSLVHAGLVRGDTPELEHTGHPHHPHHPHHHHHHHHHQQQQQQQQQQHHHQAPPPPHHAHHPASHHGHEAHSDEDTPTSDDLEHFAKQFKQRRIKLGFTQADVGLALGTLYGNVFSQTTICRFEALQLSFKNMCKLKPLLNKWLEEADSSTGSPTSIDKIAAQGRKRKKRTSIEVSVKGALESHFLKCPKPSAQEISSLADNLQLEKEVVRVWFCNRRQKEKRMTPPGVPQTPEEVYSQVGNGHFLVDYLKDASLCGPSEPGDQRVTATSSFHQVILAH, from the exons ATGGCCACGGCGGCTTCCAACCCGTACCTGCCCAGCAGCAGCATCCTGTCGTCGGGCTCCATCGTGCACTCGGACTCGGGCGGCGGCAGCATGCAGGCGGGCGGCGGCGCGGTCACGTCGGTGTCCGGTGGCTACCGCGGCGAGCCGGCGGTCAAGATGGCGCAGAGCGACTTCATGCCGGGCGCCATGGCGGCGGCGGCGAGCAACGGCGCGCACATGCTGAGCCACGCGCACCAGTGGGTGACGTCTCTGCCACACGCGGCagccgctgctgctgccgcgGCGGTGGCCGCCGCCGAGGCCGCCTCGCCCTGGTCCACGAGTCCCGTGGGCATGGCGGGAAGCCCGCAGGGGAGCCAGCAAGGAGGCCAAGGGGGGCAGGGCCAGGGGGGGCAGCAAGGCGGGCAGGGCGGCCAGCAGGACGTGAAAGGCAGCTCGGCACGGGACGATCTGCACGCGGCGTCTGCGCTGCACCACCGGCACCTGGGGCCGCACCAGACGCACGCCGGTGCGTGGGGGGCCGCGACGGCCGCAGCAGCCGCCGCCGCTGCGCACATCTCGTCCATCAGCCAGCAGCAGGCGCAGCCGCAGCAGTCGCTCATCTACTCACAACCCGGCGGCTTCACGGTCAACGGCATGCTGAGCGCACCTGGCGCCCAGAGCCTCGTGCACGCGGGGCTCGTGCGCGGGGACACGCCGGAGCTGGAGCACACCGGCCACCCGCATCATCCTCACCACccgcaccaccaccatcaccatcaccaccaccagcagcagcagcaacagcaacagcaacagcatcaCCACCAGGCTCCGCCGCCGCCTCACCACGCGCACCACCCGGCCAGCCACCACGGCCACGAGGCGCACTCGGACGAGGACACGCCGACCTCAGACGACCTCGAGCACTTCGCAAAGCAGTTTAAGCAGCGGCGCATCAAGCTGGGCTTCACGCAGGCCGACGTGGGCCTCGCGCTCGGCACGCTCTACGGCAACGTCTTCTCGCAGACCACCATCTGCCGCTTCGAGGCGCTCCAGCTCAGCTTCAAGAACATGTGCAAGCTCAAACCGCTGCTCAACAAATGGCTCGAGGAGGCCGACTCGTCCACGGGCAGTCCCACGAGCATCGACAAGATCGCGGCGCAGGGCCGCAAGCGCAAGAAGCGCACGAGCATCGAGGTGAGCGTCAAGGGCGCACTGGAGAGCCACTTCCTTAAGTGCCCCAAGCCCTCGGCGCAGGAGATCAGCTCGCTGGCCGACAACCTGCAGCTGGAGAAGGAGGTGGTGCGCGTGTGGTTTTGCAACCGGCGGCAGAAGGAGAAGCGGATGACGCCGCCCGGAGTGCCGCAGACGCCGGAGGAGGTGTACTCTCAGGTCGGCAAT GGACATTTTTTAGTAGATTACTTAAAAGATGCAAGTTTATGTGGGCCGAGCGAGCCGGGCGACCAGAGGGTGACAGCTACAAGTTCGTTCCATCAGGTAATTCTGGCGCATTGA
- the pou3f3b gene encoding POU domain, class 3, transcription factor 3-B isoform X2, with translation MATAASNPYLPSSSILSSGSIVHSDSGGGSMQAGGGAVTSVSGGYRGEPAVKMAQSDFMPGAMAAAASNGAHMLSHAHQWVTSLPHAAAAAAAAAVAAAEAASPWSTSPVGMAGSPQGSQQGGQGGQGQGGQQGGQGGQQDVKGSSARDDLHAASALHHRHLGPHQTHAGAWGAATAAAAAAAAHISSISQQQAQPQQSLIYSQPGGFTVNGMLSAPGAQSLVHAGLVRGDTPELEHTGHPHHPHHPHHHHHHHHHQQQQQQQQQQHHHQAPPPPHHAHHPASHHGHEAHSDEDTPTSDDLEHFAKQFKQRRIKLGFTQADVGLALGTLYGNVFSQTTICRFEALQLSFKNMCKLKPLLNKWLEEADSSTGSPTSIDKIAAQGRKRKKRTSIEVSVKGALESHFLKCPKPSAQEISSLADNLQLEKEVVRVWFCNRRQKEKRMTPPGVPQTPEEVYSQGHFLVDYLKDASLCGPSEPGDQRVTATSSFHQVILAH, from the exons ATGGCCACGGCGGCTTCCAACCCGTACCTGCCCAGCAGCAGCATCCTGTCGTCGGGCTCCATCGTGCACTCGGACTCGGGCGGCGGCAGCATGCAGGCGGGCGGCGGCGCGGTCACGTCGGTGTCCGGTGGCTACCGCGGCGAGCCGGCGGTCAAGATGGCGCAGAGCGACTTCATGCCGGGCGCCATGGCGGCGGCGGCGAGCAACGGCGCGCACATGCTGAGCCACGCGCACCAGTGGGTGACGTCTCTGCCACACGCGGCagccgctgctgctgccgcgGCGGTGGCCGCCGCCGAGGCCGCCTCGCCCTGGTCCACGAGTCCCGTGGGCATGGCGGGAAGCCCGCAGGGGAGCCAGCAAGGAGGCCAAGGGGGGCAGGGCCAGGGGGGGCAGCAAGGCGGGCAGGGCGGCCAGCAGGACGTGAAAGGCAGCTCGGCACGGGACGATCTGCACGCGGCGTCTGCGCTGCACCACCGGCACCTGGGGCCGCACCAGACGCACGCCGGTGCGTGGGGGGCCGCGACGGCCGCAGCAGCCGCCGCCGCTGCGCACATCTCGTCCATCAGCCAGCAGCAGGCGCAGCCGCAGCAGTCGCTCATCTACTCACAACCCGGCGGCTTCACGGTCAACGGCATGCTGAGCGCACCTGGCGCCCAGAGCCTCGTGCACGCGGGGCTCGTGCGCGGGGACACGCCGGAGCTGGAGCACACCGGCCACCCGCATCATCCTCACCACccgcaccaccaccatcaccatcaccaccaccagcagcagcagcaacagcaacagcaacagcatcaCCACCAGGCTCCGCCGCCGCCTCACCACGCGCACCACCCGGCCAGCCACCACGGCCACGAGGCGCACTCGGACGAGGACACGCCGACCTCAGACGACCTCGAGCACTTCGCAAAGCAGTTTAAGCAGCGGCGCATCAAGCTGGGCTTCACGCAGGCCGACGTGGGCCTCGCGCTCGGCACGCTCTACGGCAACGTCTTCTCGCAGACCACCATCTGCCGCTTCGAGGCGCTCCAGCTCAGCTTCAAGAACATGTGCAAGCTCAAACCGCTGCTCAACAAATGGCTCGAGGAGGCCGACTCGTCCACGGGCAGTCCCACGAGCATCGACAAGATCGCGGCGCAGGGCCGCAAGCGCAAGAAGCGCACGAGCATCGAGGTGAGCGTCAAGGGCGCACTGGAGAGCCACTTCCTTAAGTGCCCCAAGCCCTCGGCGCAGGAGATCAGCTCGCTGGCCGACAACCTGCAGCTGGAGAAGGAGGTGGTGCGCGTGTGGTTTTGCAACCGGCGGCAGAAGGAGAAGCGGATGACGCCGCCCGGAGTGCCGCAGACGCCGGAGGAGGTGTACTCTCAG GGACATTTTTTAGTAGATTACTTAAAAGATGCAAGTTTATGTGGGCCGAGCGAGCCGGGCGACCAGAGGGTGACAGCTACAAGTTCGTTCCATCAGGTAATTCTGGCGCATTGA